CATACCTGTACAACTCATCATCACTCCCATAAATATTACTTTCTTCAGTTCTGCGACCATCTCCTAAATTAGAGTGAGAAATGATTGATTGTCCTTCATGAGGAATACTCATGATGTTACAAGCTATCTCCACTTGCCCCTGGTGACTAAATGCCATTGCCTGAACACCAGGAAGGCCACCTGGTGTCCTTCCTCTGATGGACCTCACAATTTGCTGCCCAAACTTCAGGTCCTGAGTGTCAATGGTGACATTTATGACCATCATGTAAGGTATGGCTCCAATAGCTGCCAAGAAATGTGAACAGATGAGACATTATGTTGAATGGAAACAATAACGTTGGTTATGCACAAATGAGCAATCAAGACATACACAGAGAAGGCTATCTATTATGTAACACATATCAAAACTAAGAAAAACAACACTATTATAGGTAGCACAAACACAGTAGCAATTATTACTAGTGAAAGGTTGAtaatcagggttggacaaatccactagcccgattgtcccgggcaagtgaatgtgctgattgggcaagtgcatatCCTACCctacttgtccgatcgggcaagtaagattctttctatgagtgagattttgatattacTTACTACTTTTTGCAATCATGGAATCGAGCTTTAGTCAACACATAAAAATAGtgccaatgataaaagaattctatTGCTGGGAGTGAGGTTACATACTACCGGGtattagaaaaatgtttttaattaaaatttcgggcaagtgaaagattggtttgggcaagtaaattttttatgtacttgtccaataggacaagtgtattttagaaaacttgtccaaccctgataatGATAGCTATTATTTTAGTAAATGAGAGAAAATCTGAGCTCAAACTATGATGGCCTAATATAACTAGATTTCCTTATTGGCATTTGAagatatattttcctttatGCAAACTCTTAGCTCACCAACCTGTTATGCCATACCGGCTTGAAGGTTTCTCTCCAACGTCTTGTTTAAGTTCCTCAAAGGCAATACCAGTTGAGAACCAACCCACTTCCCTCCTGCGCTGGGCAAGCGGCCGGCACAACGGCCGGTCAGCATGGCCAAAGAGAAAAGAGGCACTTCCCTTGACAGTAGAGGCTAACCTGTGAGCCACACCTGTATAAGCGAAAAAGCAAGCACTTGTGAATTGAAGTTTCAATACAAAGACAGGTACACAAAtgtttaggtctggacctgtacctgtacctaaacaattttacaggtacagatactGGTATTTTAATTCAGGTACACAGCCCTTTGATCTCACTCTGCATGAAGGTGAGCTTCTGACAGAGGACAATACTATTATCAATCCCCTTACAAAATGCAGCTTCCATAGCTAGGTTGCAATCACATCATCATCTTGAACAAGTAATAAAATTGTATACACACCAATTGCAATCTCCCCACACTCCTGCAGGGTGACTCCTGTAGACAGAGGGTGGAGGGGTACCAGGTCCACTGACCCCAGTCTCGGATGCCCTCCCTCATGCCTGCTCAGATCTATCTGTGTGGGCAAAAGAATAACTTATAAGTCCATTTCTGAGTTTTATCATAGTCTAAGTTTACTTtttaacactggcaactgttacCTTGGGTAGACTATCCACTGTTTCTGGTATGTAAGAACACTGACAATTTATTACATAAATGTTAAGATTCTAGATACATATTCTAAGATTTCCTTTCAATGCAAGAGTGATGACTATACTCACATGTTGGTAGGCAGATGTGCAGGCTTGGAACACAGCCTCACCTATATCCTCCACTGTGGATGCAATGGTCAGGACTGACCTGTTGTAGTCATGGTCCGAGAAAATGTTCAGCACAGAGGCTCGACACCCTTCGACAGTCAGAGAGAAAAGTAATGAGTTATGCCACATATATCAGACAGGTCTGGAAGAATAATAGCAGTATGTGTGTAAGAAATACTGATACCAGAGTGTACAGTATCAATTCATTTTCGGGTTCgtggaaaagcctgggcccaggctAGCCAGGCTaccctttttgggccccaagaGTATACGCATAGGGAGTTAAGCATGGTTTAGCTTCTAAAATTTCCATTAGGGGTCAAACCTCCATGCATACAATCGGGGCCCTGAAAAGGATAGgctgctgggcccaggcttttccgcgAACTCCTTGTTTTCTCTGTTTTACAAAGACTTATGACTGACTCAAAAACGATTATTGTAACACTATTATTTGCCTCAAATCTACCTTGGTCTTAACTTTAAGCTTTTGTAATATATTTTTAAACTTTGCACCCTTGCAGCAAACCACTACCCAGGTCATGCATATTATGTGGCATAACTTCAATCAAggtgttttttaacctccttgcttcaataTTGTGAAACAATGGGTTTTTCAAAACGTTTTCAAAACTGTAAAAGGTGAGAGCGGCCTGAAGCATCTTTTGTGGTTACCGGTGGTGATTTAAACTACAAGAGGAAACCTGCACACGACACATATGATATGTAGCATACATACAGCTTAGTTTATAGTAACACTTGGCTACAACTTTGTTCGGGATCCTACCACCATCTCGGTCTGTCTTGTCATTCACCCGCAGTGCTGACATGGCAATGGCCTCCACTGTTTCCTTACTCCGCCCCTCGGAGATGTTCATCAAACATCCTACCAGCCGCCTTGTCATTGTATTTATTTGAGCAATTATTACCCCCAATTTGGCCAAACAACTCCCAACCGAAGATCACCAAGTTTGTAAGACAGctggtaacctttgaccttaagTAATTCACTTTTAAAACACCGGCGGTGATTGGTGAAAGTGTCTACGATCATCCAATGGAAAGATACCTTACATTTTTAAGAGGTTATCGTACTGCATCCTGGGAATCCAAAATGGCGGTAATTTGAAGTTTGATAGAGTGAACTCTAgaaattattttgttttttcgtGCTTCTGAAGGCTTCG
This genomic stretch from Branchiostoma floridae strain S238N-H82 chromosome 13, Bfl_VNyyK, whole genome shotgun sequence harbors:
- the LOC118429145 gene encoding glutamate formimidoyltransferase-like isoform X1 — translated: MTRRLVGCLMNISEGRSKETVEAIAMSALRVNDKTDRDGGCRASVLNIFSDHDYNRSVLTIASTVEDIGEAVFQACTSAYQHIDLSRHEGGHPRLGSVDLVPLHPLSTGVTLQECGEIAIGVAHRLASTVKGSASFLFGHADRPLCRPLAQRRREVGWFSTGIAFEELKQDVGEKPSSRYGITAIGAIPYMMVINVTIDTQDLKFGQQIVRSIRGRTPGGLPGVQAMAFSHQGQVEIACNIMSIPHEGQSIISHSNLGDGRRTEESNIYGSDDELYRYGEGVYTPPSVVERRIQELAAEGGVRTVGSNVVGFTPHGACQLAEQALNTGQAMHWRTRTQTTM
- the LOC118429145 gene encoding glutamate formimidoyltransferase-like isoform X2; amino-acid sequence: MTRRLVGCLMNISEGRSKETVEAIAMSALRVNDKTDRDGCRASVLNIFSDHDYNRSVLTIASTVEDIGEAVFQACTSAYQHIDLSRHEGGHPRLGSVDLVPLHPLSTGVTLQECGEIAIGVAHRLASTVKGSASFLFGHADRPLCRPLAQRRREVGWFSTGIAFEELKQDVGEKPSSRYGITAIGAIPYMMVINVTIDTQDLKFGQQIVRSIRGRTPGGLPGVQAMAFSHQGQVEIACNIMSIPHEGQSIISHSNLGDGRRTEESNIYGSDDELYRYGEGVYTPPSVVERRIQELAAEGGVRTVGSNVVGFTPHGACQLAEQALNTGQAMHWRTRTQTTM